Within Saccharomonospora cyanea NA-134, the genomic segment GCCCGACGGGTTCGGTTCTCAACAGGTCGAGGCATTCGACCTCGCTGAGCTCCCGCATCTCGACCGGAGCGGTCATCGTCTTCCCGGACCGTGGCTGTGTCACCGGCTGTATCCCTTGTTCCGTAGCCTGCCCCGACTCGACGCGGTTCGCGTCGGCCGAGCCTCGTCATCGACTCTGCGTCACGAACCGCGGCTCGGAGCAGGGCACAAAGACCCGTCTGAGGTGACCCAACGACACGCCGGGCGGCTCAGGGGCCGAGGAGCAGACGCAGTCGTTGTTCCCGCTCGGACGGGGTTTGGCGGGGGCAGCTCACGCATTTCGCGTCCCGCGTCGCCGGAGCCTCGTAGATCAGGCAGCACGACGAGCGCCGCAACACCAGCCGATCACCCACCGTCGTGAACCGGGGGCGCGGTGAGCCGTTCCACACGCATCCCGGTAGGTCGCGGGCGGCCCGTTCCATGTGATCGGCGAGTTCGCCGGCCAGCCGAGGTGCCGCGTCGGAGTCGCCGGTGGTGGCCGCCGCCCACAGCAGGCGGTTGGCGAGCGAGTCCACCCCCACGGCCCACAACGCGCGCGGTGACGCGCCACTGGCCTGCGCGAACGCGGTGACGGCTGCGTCGACGGCCCGCACGAGCGCCGCGCCGAGGTCGGCGGGCTCATGGCCGAGAGTGCGGGCCGAGTGGGCGTCGAGGAACCTGCCGTCGGGGGTGACGTCGAACGTCACTGCGGCGAGCGCCGGGTCCCGTGCCACTCCCGTGTGCACCCAGGGCTCGACGGCGGGTGCGACGAGCACCGACGACGCCGAGTACCACCGGATGGTGCCCAGCACGGCGGGGGCGGCCGGGCCGTGGAGCCGCCGCGCTCGGTCGAGGTCGTCGGCCACCCACGCGGGGTCCGCGAGCGCTGTCGCGGGCAGTTCCACGCCTCTCACCCCAACCTTCGATAGACCGACACCGTGAACGACAGTGTCACGCGCGCCGGTTCGGTGACGGCGGCCAGCCGGTCGCCGAGACCGTCCCGGTGCAGGTGGTGGGCGTTGGGACCCATGAGCACGGCGTTACGTACGTCGTCGGGCGAGAACGTGACGCGGTCGGTGACGTCGGTGCGCTCGACGAGCGTGAAACCCTCCGCGAGCGCGTTGTCGAGGCGCTCGGACTTGTCGGCGCCGACGTCGAGCAACCCCAGCGACTCGGCGAGTTCGTCGAGGTGGCCGGGTCCCGGCCCGGCCACGAGCAGCCTGCCTCCCGGGACGAGCACGCGGCGGAACTCGTCCGTGTTGCGGGGTGCGAAGACGTTCAGCACCGTCTCGGCCACGGCGGTGCCCACCGGCCACGGTCGCCACAGGTTCCACACCGCCGCTCCCAGCCTCGGGTGGGCGCGGGCTGCCCGTTTCAGCGCCGGCGCGGACACGTCGAGGGCGAGCCCGGTGGCCTCCGGCAGCGCGTCCAGGACATGGGCGAGGTAGTAGCCCGTGCCCGCACCCGCGTCGACCACCAGCCGTCCCGTCGCTCGCGCCGCGAGTGTCCTGGCGAGGGGCTCGTAGAAACCGGCGCGCAGGAACGCGACCCGCGCCGCCACCATGTCGGCCGTGTCGGCGGTTCCCTTCGGGACCTTGGCGTGCAGGAGGTTGACGTAGCCCTGCCGAGCCAGGTCGAACGTGTGCCCGTGCTCGCAGCGCAGCGCCCGTCCGTCCAGCGCCACCGCCTCCCCACACACCGAACACCGCAACGCCGCCACGACGGTGGCGGGCGGAGCCGGGGTCGCGGGGGAGGGGTGCTGGCGCATGGGCCTATTCGACCACGCCCGAATTCGGCGTGAAACGCAGCCGTTACGACCGCTGTGGCCGGGTTCACCTCCCCGCAACATCGCGAGCGATCCGCCGCAACACGTCCCTCCGATGCTCGGACCGGACCGCGGGTTCACGACGGCGAGGAGGCAGTGTGGAAGGGCACGTGGAGGCCAGTACGGCCTGGTTGCTCACCAGTGCCGCGCTGGTGTTGCTGATGACACCGGGGCTGGCGTTCTTCTACGGGGGCATGGTGCGCGCCAAGAGCGTGCTCAACATGCTGATGATGTGTTTCGGGGCCATGGGGCTCGTCGGGGTGCTGTGGGTGGTCTACGGCTACTCCACCGCGTACGGCACCGACGTCGCGGGACTGGTCGGCAACCCGTTCGACCACCTCGGGCTCTCCGGGTTGATGACGCCGGAGGGGGACCCGACGGCGGGCACGGTGGACGTCGCGTTCCAGGCGATGTTCGCCATCATCACCACCGCGCTGATCGCGGGAGCGGTGGCCGACCGGATGCGGTTCGGCTCGTGGCTGCTGTTCGCGGGGTTGTGGGTCACGTTGGTGTACTTCCCCGTGGCCCACTGGGTGTGGGGCGACGGCGGGTGGATCGACGAGCTCGGCGCGCTGGACTTCGCAGGCGGCACCGCCGTGCACGTCAACGCCGGAGCCGCCGCGCTCGGACTGGTGCTGGTGCTGGGGAAGCGGGTCGGCTGGCCGTCGGAGCCGATGAAACCGCACAACCTTCCGTTCGTGATGCTCGGCGCGGGGCTGCTGTGGTTCGGCTGGTTCGGGTTCAACGCCGGGTCGGCGTACGCGGCGGACGGGGTCGCCGGGATCGCCTTCGTGAACACGGTGACCGCCACGTGCGCCGCCATGCTGGCGTGGCTGCTCGCCGAACGCCTGCGGGACGGCAGGGCCACGAGCCTCGGGGCGGCGTCCGGCGTGGTGGCGGGTCTGGTCGCGATCACGCCCGCGTGCGCCTACGTGGACACGTGGGGGGCGCTGGTGGTCGGCGCGGTCGCGGGGGCGCTGTGCGCGCTGGCCGTCGGCCTCAAGTACCGGCTGGGGTTCGACGACTCGCTCGACGTCGTGGGCGTGCACCTCGTCGGTGGCCTGGTCGGCACGGTTCTGCTCGGGTTCGTGGCGACGTCCTCCGTGGTCGGCGAGGACGGCTCCGACGGGTTGTTCTACGGCGGCGGTGCGGGCCTGCTGGGTGTGCAGGTGCTCAGCGTCGTGGCGGTGATGGCCTACTCCGCTCTGGTCGCGGCGGTGCTGGGACTGCTCGTGAAGGTGTTGACGGGTGGTCGCGTCAGCCACGACGCGGAGATCTCGGGGATCGACGAGGCGGAGCACGCCGAGTCCGCGTACGACTTCGCCGGTGCGCGCGGTGGGAGGGCCGCGTCGGTCGGAACGGGTGCGTCGACGGTGGTCGCCAGGAGGCTTGAGGAGAGCACGTCATGAAACTGATCACCGCGATCGTGAAGCCGTACACGCTGGACGGCGTGCGCACGGCGCTCGAACAGCTCGGAGTGCTGGGCATGACCGTCAGCGAGGTCCAGGGCTACGGACGGCAGAAAGGGCACACGGAGGTCTACCGGGGCGCCGAGTACGCCGTCGACTTCGTGGCCAAGACCCGCATCGAGGTGGTCACCGACGACGCCACGGCCGACAAGGTGGTGGACGCCGTCGTGGCCGCCGCCCACACCGGGCGGATCGGTGACGGCAAGGTGTGGGTGACTCCGGTCGAGACGGTGGTCCGCGTCCGCACCGGTGAACGCGGCGCGGACGCGTTGTAGCCGCGGCCATGGCCGAACCCGGCCTCGTGGAGGTGGCGAACCGCCTGATCGACGTGCGTGGGACGAACGCGGCGGCGGTGCGGTCGATGCTGGTCGAGCTGTACGACTTCTGGCTCCGCCGCGCCGCCGCGGCGGCAGGCGTGGGCACCGGGGCGACCGGTGTCGCGCTGGCCGCCGTCGGTGGCCTCGGCCGCCGCGAGCTGGTGCCGTTCTCCGACCTCGATCTGGTGTTGCTTCACGACGGGCATCCGGAGGCGGGCCGGATCGCGGAGGCGGTGTGGTACCCGCTGTGGGACTCCGGCGTCCGAGTCGATCACGTGGTTCGAACTCCGGACCAGGCGCTGGAGGTCGCGGCCGGAGATGTGCGCACCGCGATCGGGCTGCTCGATCTCCGTCCTGTCGCGGGGGACGAGGCGCTCGTCTCGCGGCTGCGGGAGGCTGCGTGGGAGCAGTGGCGCCGGCTCGCTCGGCGCACGGCGCCCGAGCTGCTCACGTCGGCGCGCACCCGGTGGGAACGCAGCGGTGAGATCGCGCAGTCCGCGCGACCGGACGTCAAACACGGTCGGGGTGGGCTGCGCGACCTGGCGTTGCTGGACGCCCTCGCGGCGGCACAGCTCGTCGGCCGTCCCGGCCAGGAGGTGACCTCGGCCCGCGAACTCCTCCTGGACGTGCGTACCGAACTGCGCAGGCTCCTGCGCCGCGCCCGGGACGTGCTCGATCCGCCCGAGGCGCAGACCGTCGCCGAGCGACTGGGCTTCGACGACCGGTTCTCACTCGCCCGCGCGTTGTCGGGCGGGACGCGGGCCGTCGCGTACGCGGTCGACGTCGCGTTCCGAGCCGCCGCGCGACCGCCGAGCACCGGGCGCAGGCCGTTGCGGACACCCCTCGACGACGGTGTGGTGCTGCACGGCTCCGAGGTCGCCCTCGCCCGTGGTGTGAGACCGGCTCGTGACCCGTTCCTGGTGCTGCGGGTGGCGGCGGCTTCGGCCGTCACGGGTGCTCCTGTCGCCCAGGGCACCCTCGCGACGTTGGCCGCGGCGGCGCCCGAACCGCGCCCGCCGTGGCCCGCGAGCGCCCGCGACACGCTGCTGCGCCTGCTCGGCGCGGGAGAGGGGCTCGTCGCGGCGGTCGAGGCGCTCGACCGCTCGGGCCTGTGGGGCAGGCTCCTCCCGGAATGGGGTGCGGTCCGCGACCTGGTTCCGAGGGAGCCCGTGCACTCGTGGACGGTCGACGCTCATCTCCTCCGCACGTGTGTGGAGGCGGCCCGGCTCAGCACCTCGGTGTCCCGGCCCGACCTGCTCCTGCTGGCCGCGCTGTTGCACGACATCGGCAAGGGGCGCGACACCGACCACTCCGAGCTGGGAGCGCGCCTCGCCGAACGGATCGCCGAGCGGATCGGGTTGACAGGGCGGGACAGGACGGTGCTGGCGGCGGCGGTGCGCCACCACCTGCTGCTGCCCCACACGGCCCTGCGACGCGACATCGCGGAGCGCGCGACCGTCGAGCGTGTCGTCGCGACACTCGGTGGTGACGTGGTGCTGCTGGACGTGCTGCACGCGCTGACCGAGGCCGACGCGCGGGCGACGGGCCCGGGGGCGTGGACGTCGTGGCGGGCCCGGCTGGTGGGCGAGCTGGTGGCCCGCTGCCGGGTCCTGATGCTCGGCGAGGAGCCCACACCGCCGCCGAAGGAGCTCACCGGGGCGCAGCGCGAACTCGTGGCCGAGGCGATCCGCACGGCCGGGGGCCGCACCCGGGTGGGCACCGGCTCGGGTGACGGTGGCTCGGGTGACGGCGGCGAGGAGTTGCTCACCGTCGAGTTCGCCGTACCGCCGGGCCGGTCGCTGCTCGTGCCCGCCACGGGAGTGCTGGCGGCGAACTCGTTACGCGTGTTGTCGGCGGTGTTGCGCGAGCATCTCGGTGGCACCGTGGGCGTGTTCACCGTCTCGCCCGTGTTCGGCAGCCCTCCCGACCAGGGACTGCTGCGCGACCAGTTCGCTCGCGCGGTGGCGGGCAGCCTTCACCTCGGTGATCGGCTCGCCGAGAAGGAGCGTGCCTACGCCACGCGGAACCAGGCCCCGGAGCGGGCCGACCCCGTGGTCCTGTGGTTCGACGAGGAGGTCTCGGGCCGCGAGGTCGTACTCGAACTGCGCGCGGTGACCGGGATCGGACTGCTGTACCTGGTCGCGTGCGCGTTCAGGGCGAACGACGTACGGGTGCGGTGGGCGAGGGTCACCGAACACGGTTCGGGAGTCGTCGCCTCGTTCGCGGTGTCACCCCGCCGGGGAACGCCGGACACCGCATGGCGTGCGAGAGTGACCGACGCCGTGCTGAACGCGGCGGATCGGGCCCACACCGACCTCCGCCGGTAGCCGCCGGTTCGCCTTCCGTGCTCCTCCCGTTGCCGGACGGCCGCCGGAAACGGTGAGGAATGTCCCCCGAGTCGGATTGCGTAGGACTACTCACCGATTACTCGGTGTCTTCACGCTGCCCACGCCGCGACGGGACGGGCAAGCTGTAGACACCTCGGTGGGGTGCTGAAGGCCGACCCGGGCGGTCGCCAGTTCTGGGGGTCTGGCGAACGTCGCGACGAAAGCCGGACCCGGCGAACGCCCCACCGGGCGAGGCTCGTCCGGCCGGAAGGGGGGCGCAGAGGGGGGAGCGCCCGGCCGGGCGGGCCGACCGTCGGGGTGCCGGGGTCGTCTACCCTTGGAAGTCGCGGTCGGGCCCTGGTACTCGTGGCCCGCACCGGACAACCACGACCTGCTGGAGCGTGCACCTCGTGTTCGACACACTCTCCGACCGGCTCACGTCGGTCCTGCAGAACCTGCGCGGCAAGGGCAAGCTCTCCGACGCCGACATCGACGCGAGCGCGCGGGAGATCCGCATCGCGTTGCTGGAGGCGGACGTCGCGCTGCCCGTGGTCCGGGAGTTCATCAAGCACGTCAAGGAGAGGGCCAAGGGCTCGGAGGTCTCGCAGGCGCTGAACCCGGCCCAGCAGGTCATCAAGATCGTCAACGAGGAGCTCATCGCGATCCTCGGTGGCGAGACCCGCAGGCTCAACCTCGCCAAGAACCCGCCCTCGGTGATCATGCTGGCGGGTCTTCAGGGCTCCGGTAAGACGACGCTGGCGGGCAAGCTCGCGCTGTGGCTGAAGAAGCAGGGGCACGCCCCGCTGCTCGTGGCGTGTGACCTGCAGCGGCCCAACGCCGTGACCCAGCTCCAGGTCGTCGGGGAGCGCGCGGGCGTCACCACGTTCGCGCCCGAGCCCGGCAACGGCGTGGGCGACCCGGTGGACGTGGCGCGGCGGTCGATCGAGGAGGCCCGCCGGGCCCAGCACGACGTGGTCATCGTCGACACGGCCGGCCGGCTCGGTGTCGACGAGGAACTCATGCGCCAGGCCGCCGACATCCGCGACGCCGTGACGCCCGACGAGACGCTGTTCGTCGTCGACGCCATGATCGGTCAGGACGCGGTGACCACGGCGGAGGCGTTCCGCGACGGGGTGGGCTTCTCCGGCGTGGTGCTCACGAAGCTCGACGGTGACGCGCGTGGTGGTGCCGCGCTGTCGGTGCGGCACGTCACCGGCGAGCCGATCCTGTTCGCCTCCAACGGCGAGAAGCTCGAGGACTTCGACGTCTTCCACCCCGACCGGATGGCCAGCCGCATCCTCGGGATGGGCGACATGCTCACCCTGATCGAACAGGCGGAGCAGGCGTTCGACCAGGAGAAGGCGGAGCAGGCCGCGGCCAAGCTGGGCACCGGTGAGCTCACGCTGGAGGACTTCCTGGAGCAGATGCAGGCCGTGCGGCGTATGGGTCCCATCGGCAACCTGCTCGGCATGCTGCCCGGCGCGGGGCAGATGAAGGACCAACTCGCGCAGGTCGACGACGCCCATCTCGATCGGCTCCAGGCGATCATCCGGGGTATGACCCCCGCCGAGCGGGCCAACCCCAAGATGATCAACGCCTCGCGCAGGCAGCGTATCGCCAGGGGTTCGGGCGTCACGGTGCGCGACGTCAACGACTTGGTGAACCGCTTCTTCGAGGCCCGCAAGATGATGCAGCAGATGGCGGGCCGGTTCGGCTTCGGTCCGGGCACGAGCGCGACCAAGAAGCGCAAGGGCAAGAAGGGCAAGAAGGGCAAGAACAAGGGGCCCACGCAGCCCAAGATGAAGGGCGGGCTTCCCGGTGGCTTTCCCGGCGGGTTCCCGCAGGGCGGTGGCGGCGGCATGCCCGACCTTTCCCAGCTCGGCGGCGGGTTGAACGAGCTCCCGCCCGGGTTCGACCCGTCGAAGCTGAAGCTGCCGAAGAAGAAGTAGGCCGCGCCCATGTACCACGTTCGCGGGGTCGTGCTTCCCGACGGCGAGGAGCGCGACGTCTGGATCAGTGACGGGCGGATCACCTTCGAGCCGGTCGACGGTGCCCGCACGCTCGAAGGGGCGTTCGTGCTCCCCGGTCTGGTGGACGCGCACTGCCATCCCGGTGTCGGACCGGACGGGCCGACCACGCTCGACGAGGCATGCGCGCAGGCGCTGCGGGACCGGGACGCGGGCACCCTGCTGATCAGGGACTGCGGGCTGCCGATCGACGTGCGCCCGCTCCAGCGTCGCGCCGACCTGCCGCGCATCATCCGCAGCGGGCGGCACCTCGCCCTGCCGAAGCGTTACCTCCCCGGATACGCCGTCGAGCTCGCGCATCCCGACGAACTGCCCGCCGCGGTGGCGGTCCAGGCCGAGGACGGTGACGGCTGGGTCAAGCTCGTCGGCGACTGGATCGACCGGTCGGTGGGTGACCTCGCGCCGCTGTGGCCCGACGACGTGCTCGCCGAGGCCGTCCGTGTCGCCCACGAGGCCGGGGCCCGTGTGACGGCGCACGTCTTCGGGGAAGCGGCCCTGCCAGGGCTGATCGAGGCGGGCATCGACTGCCTCGAACACGGCACGGGACTGTCCCCCGACCAGCTCACCGAGCTCGCTCGCAGGGGCGTCGCGCTCGTGCCGACGCTCATCAACATCGACAACTTCCCCGCCATCGCCGACAGTGCGGGACGCTATCCCACCTACGCCGCCCACATGCGGGCGCTCCACGCGGGCGTCACCGACATGGTGGGCGCCGCTGTCGACGCCGGTGTGGCGGTCTACGCCGGTTCCGACGCGGGGGGCATGGTGGAGCACGGCAGGCTCGTCGACGAGATCGAGGCACTCCACAAGGCCGGTCTGGCGAAGGAGCAGGCGCTGGCCTCGGCGTCGTGGGCGGCGAGGGACTGGCTCGGCGCCGACGGGATCACCGAGGGCGCGCCCGCGGACCTGCTCGTGTTCGACGCGGACCCGCGTGAGGACCTGTCGGTGCTGCGCAGTCCGCGTCACATCCTCCTGCGGGGAGCTTTGATCGACTGACGTCCTGGGCCGTTCCGCCGTAGTGTTGACCACACAGTGATCGGCGTCCGCGGTCCGGGAGGTGCGGTGGAGGACGAGGGGGCGACGTCGGCCCGTGACGGGCTGGTGTTGGGGGCACACTGGGCTCTGGTCGCCTTCATCGCCTCCCTTGGCGC encodes:
- a CDS encoding (2Fe-2S)-binding protein, which gives rise to MELPATALADPAWVADDLDRARRLHGPAAPAVLGTIRWYSASSVLVAPAVEPWVHTGVARDPALAAVTFDVTPDGRFLDAHSARTLGHEPADLGAALVRAVDAAVTAFAQASGASPRALWAVGVDSLANRLLWAAATTGDSDAAPRLAGELADHMERAARDLPGCVWNGSPRPRFTTVGDRLVLRRSSCCLIYEAPATRDAKCVSCPRQTPSEREQRLRLLLGP
- a CDS encoding putative RNA methyltransferase — translated: MRQHPSPATPAPPATVVAALRCSVCGEAVALDGRALRCEHGHTFDLARQGYVNLLHAKVPKGTADTADMVAARVAFLRAGFYEPLARTLAARATGRLVVDAGAGTGYYLAHVLDALPEATGLALDVSAPALKRAARAHPRLGAAVWNLWRPWPVGTAVAETVLNVFAPRNTDEFRRVLVPGGRLLVAGPGPGHLDELAESLGLLDVGADKSERLDNALAEGFTLVERTDVTDRVTFSPDDVRNAVLMGPNAHHLHRDGLGDRLAAVTEPARVTLSFTVSVYRRLG
- a CDS encoding ammonium transporter translates to MEASTAWLLTSAALVLLMTPGLAFFYGGMVRAKSVLNMLMMCFGAMGLVGVLWVVYGYSTAYGTDVAGLVGNPFDHLGLSGLMTPEGDPTAGTVDVAFQAMFAIITTALIAGAVADRMRFGSWLLFAGLWVTLVYFPVAHWVWGDGGWIDELGALDFAGGTAVHVNAGAAALGLVLVLGKRVGWPSEPMKPHNLPFVMLGAGLLWFGWFGFNAGSAYAADGVAGIAFVNTVTATCAAMLAWLLAERLRDGRATSLGAASGVVAGLVAITPACAYVDTWGALVVGAVAGALCALAVGLKYRLGFDDSLDVVGVHLVGGLVGTVLLGFVATSSVVGEDGSDGLFYGGGAGLLGVQVLSVVAVMAYSALVAAVLGLLVKVLTGGRVSHDAEISGIDEAEHAESAYDFAGARGGRAASVGTGASTVVARRLEESTS
- a CDS encoding P-II family nitrogen regulator; translation: MKLITAIVKPYTLDGVRTALEQLGVLGMTVSEVQGYGRQKGHTEVYRGAEYAVDFVAKTRIEVVTDDATADKVVDAVVAAAHTGRIGDGKVWVTPVETVVRVRTGERGADAL
- a CDS encoding [protein-PII] uridylyltransferase, which gives rise to MAEPGLVEVANRLIDVRGTNAAAVRSMLVELYDFWLRRAAAAAGVGTGATGVALAAVGGLGRRELVPFSDLDLVLLHDGHPEAGRIAEAVWYPLWDSGVRVDHVVRTPDQALEVAAGDVRTAIGLLDLRPVAGDEALVSRLREAAWEQWRRLARRTAPELLTSARTRWERSGEIAQSARPDVKHGRGGLRDLALLDALAAAQLVGRPGQEVTSARELLLDVRTELRRLLRRARDVLDPPEAQTVAERLGFDDRFSLARALSGGTRAVAYAVDVAFRAAARPPSTGRRPLRTPLDDGVVLHGSEVALARGVRPARDPFLVLRVAAASAVTGAPVAQGTLATLAAAAPEPRPPWPASARDTLLRLLGAGEGLVAAVEALDRSGLWGRLLPEWGAVRDLVPREPVHSWTVDAHLLRTCVEAARLSTSVSRPDLLLLAALLHDIGKGRDTDHSELGARLAERIAERIGLTGRDRTVLAAAVRHHLLLPHTALRRDIAERATVERVVATLGGDVVLLDVLHALTEADARATGPGAWTSWRARLVGELVARCRVLMLGEEPTPPPKELTGAQRELVAEAIRTAGGRTRVGTGSGDGGSGDGGEELLTVEFAVPPGRSLLVPATGVLAANSLRVLSAVLREHLGGTVGVFTVSPVFGSPPDQGLLRDQFARAVAGSLHLGDRLAEKERAYATRNQAPERADPVVLWFDEEVSGREVVLELRAVTGIGLLYLVACAFRANDVRVRWARVTEHGSGVVASFAVSPRRGTPDTAWRARVTDAVLNAADRAHTDLRR
- the ffh gene encoding signal recognition particle protein; amino-acid sequence: MFDTLSDRLTSVLQNLRGKGKLSDADIDASAREIRIALLEADVALPVVREFIKHVKERAKGSEVSQALNPAQQVIKIVNEELIAILGGETRRLNLAKNPPSVIMLAGLQGSGKTTLAGKLALWLKKQGHAPLLVACDLQRPNAVTQLQVVGERAGVTTFAPEPGNGVGDPVDVARRSIEEARRAQHDVVIVDTAGRLGVDEELMRQAADIRDAVTPDETLFVVDAMIGQDAVTTAEAFRDGVGFSGVVLTKLDGDARGGAALSVRHVTGEPILFASNGEKLEDFDVFHPDRMASRILGMGDMLTLIEQAEQAFDQEKAEQAAAKLGTGELTLEDFLEQMQAVRRMGPIGNLLGMLPGAGQMKDQLAQVDDAHLDRLQAIIRGMTPAERANPKMINASRRQRIARGSGVTVRDVNDLVNRFFEARKMMQQMAGRFGFGPGTSATKKRKGKKGKKGKNKGPTQPKMKGGLPGGFPGGFPQGGGGGMPDLSQLGGGLNELPPGFDPSKLKLPKKK
- a CDS encoding amidohydrolase family protein, giving the protein MYHVRGVVLPDGEERDVWISDGRITFEPVDGARTLEGAFVLPGLVDAHCHPGVGPDGPTTLDEACAQALRDRDAGTLLIRDCGLPIDVRPLQRRADLPRIIRSGRHLALPKRYLPGYAVELAHPDELPAAVAVQAEDGDGWVKLVGDWIDRSVGDLAPLWPDDVLAEAVRVAHEAGARVTAHVFGEAALPGLIEAGIDCLEHGTGLSPDQLTELARRGVALVPTLINIDNFPAIADSAGRYPTYAAHMRALHAGVTDMVGAAVDAGVAVYAGSDAGGMVEHGRLVDEIEALHKAGLAKEQALASASWAARDWLGADGITEGAPADLLVFDADPREDLSVLRSPRHILLRGALID